A single window of Neisseria sp. KEM232 DNA harbors:
- the dnaG gene encoding DNA primase, whose translation MIPSDFIDELLAKIDIVDIIDEQVPLKKGGANYMACCPFHKEKTPSFSVSPSKQFYHCFSCGAHGSAIGFIMEHQGLSFPEAVQYLADRAGMVVPRVRGQNDNPEIRAERKKKQQTLEETTAAAADFYAQQLKLYPAAQQYLDTRGLSAEITARYGLGYAPDGWTPLSQVFQPYPNSPLVESGMVIHNEEQGRHYDRFRHRVMFPIRDARGQVIGFGGRVLDDSKPKYLNSPDTPLFDKGKNLYGLYEGRAAVKEAGRILVVEGYMDVVALAQFGIGYGVAALGTATTAEHVKILMRQADSIYFCFDGDSAGRKAAWRALENALPQLKDGKSLHFLFLPEEHDPDSYIRAYGKAQFEDALVHQSKPLSEYFWHALSDGLNLSTQEGKAELVKTASPLLAQITAPALAFLLKQTLSELVGIDPANLAHLLGQEAPKRHVKAKSYKLPPPAMSGRPQILTLTQQLIRSLMANPAWVVHVRLPEYFVLDGDAACLANIADFIRSSPALPAHAQIWEHFRGSTGEQILRGIYRNGGADGDGAGEEDEAAFAEGMDKLAKAFKTAQIDTLKRKAAAEGLDAAEKQLLLKLLAER comes from the coding sequence ATGATTCCATCCGACTTCATCGACGAACTTTTGGCCAAAATCGACATCGTCGACATCATCGACGAACAGGTGCCGCTGAAAAAAGGCGGCGCAAACTACATGGCCTGCTGCCCGTTTCACAAAGAAAAAACGCCGTCGTTTTCCGTGAGCCCCAGCAAACAGTTTTACCACTGCTTCAGCTGCGGCGCGCACGGCTCGGCCATCGGCTTCATCATGGAGCATCAGGGGCTGTCGTTTCCCGAAGCGGTGCAGTATCTGGCCGACCGCGCGGGCATGGTCGTGCCGCGTGTGCGCGGGCAGAACGACAATCCCGAAATCCGCGCCGAGCGCAAAAAAAAGCAGCAGACGCTGGAAGAAACCACCGCCGCCGCCGCCGATTTTTACGCCCAGCAGCTCAAGCTCTATCCGGCCGCGCAACAATATCTCGACACGCGCGGCCTGAGCGCGGAAATCACCGCCCGCTACGGCTTAGGCTACGCGCCCGACGGCTGGACGCCGCTCTCGCAAGTGTTCCAGCCCTACCCCAACAGCCCGCTGGTGGAAAGCGGCATGGTTATCCACAATGAAGAGCAAGGCCGCCATTACGACCGCTTCCGCCACCGCGTGATGTTTCCCATCCGCGATGCACGCGGCCAAGTTATCGGCTTCGGCGGGCGCGTGCTCGACGATTCCAAACCCAAATATCTCAACTCGCCCGACACGCCGCTGTTTGACAAAGGCAAAAACCTCTACGGCCTCTACGAAGGCCGCGCCGCCGTCAAAGAAGCGGGGCGGATTTTGGTGGTCGAAGGCTATATGGACGTGGTCGCGCTGGCGCAGTTCGGCATCGGCTACGGCGTGGCCGCGCTGGGTACGGCCACCACCGCCGAACATGTCAAAATCCTGATGCGTCAGGCCGACAGCATTTATTTCTGCTTCGACGGCGACAGCGCAGGCCGCAAAGCCGCATGGCGCGCGCTGGAAAATGCCCTGCCCCAGCTCAAAGACGGCAAATCGCTGCATTTTCTCTTCCTGCCCGAAGAACACGACCCCGACAGCTACATCCGCGCCTACGGCAAAGCGCAGTTTGAAGACGCGCTGGTACACCAAAGCAAACCGCTGTCGGAATACTTCTGGCACGCGCTTTCAGACGGCCTCAACCTCAGCACCCAAGAAGGCAAGGCCGAATTGGTGAAAACCGCCTCGCCGCTTCTGGCGCAGATTACCGCGCCTGCGCTCGCGTTTTTGTTGAAACAGACATTGAGCGAACTGGTCGGCATCGATCCCGCCAACCTCGCCCACCTGCTCGGCCAGGAAGCACCCAAGCGGCACGTCAAAGCCAAAAGCTACAAGCTGCCGCCGCCCGCCATGTCCGGCCGTCCGCAGATACTCACGCTGACACAGCAGCTTATCCGCAGCCTGATGGCCAACCCCGCCTGGGTCGTCCATGTCCGCCTGCCCGAATATTTCGTCCTCGACGGCGACGCCGCCTGCCTCGCCAACATCGCCGACTTCATCCGCAGCAGCCCCGCCCTGCCCGCCCACGCGCAGATTTGGGAACACTTCCGCGGCAGCACCGGCGAACAGATCCTGCGCGGCATCTACCGCAACGGCGGCGCCGACGGAGACGGCGCGGGCGAAGAAGACGAAGCCGCCTTCGCCGAAGGCATGGACAAACTCGCCAAAGCCTTCAAAACCGCCCAAATCGACACCCTAAAACGCAAAGCCGCCGCCGAAGGACTGGATGCGGCGGAAAAACAACTGCTGCTGAAACTGCTGGCTGAGAGGTGA
- a CDS encoding YceI family protein has product MKKILFVSVLAAAAAAACAAQYEIDPFHTNARFEIDHFGTSSNVGGVYEVSGKVTFDAAKKTGSVEAVMPLANLQSSSAAFTKHLKSADLFNAEKYPEMRFVSDKFVFNGKKVAAVQGKLTMLGKTHPVTLKATKFNCYVNPMKKAEVCGGDFTALIDRTQWGMDYLVSAGMTKNVKLAIQIEAVKK; this is encoded by the coding sequence ATGAAAAAAATCCTGTTTGTTTCCGTATTGGCCGCCGCGGCCGCCGCAGCTTGTGCCGCGCAATACGAAATCGACCCCTTCCACACCAACGCCCGTTTCGAAATCGACCATTTCGGCACCAGCAGCAATGTCGGCGGCGTGTACGAAGTCAGCGGCAAGGTAACGTTTGATGCGGCAAAAAAAACCGGCTCGGTGGAAGCCGTGATGCCGCTCGCCAACCTGCAATCGAGCAGCGCGGCGTTCACCAAACATCTGAAATCGGCCGACCTGTTTAACGCGGAAAAATATCCGGAAATGCGTTTCGTGTCGGACAAATTCGTCTTCAACGGCAAAAAAGTCGCCGCCGTGCAGGGCAAACTCACCATGCTGGGCAAAACCCATCCGGTAACGCTCAAAGCAACCAAATTCAACTGCTATGTCAATCCGATGAAAAAGGCCGAAGTGTGCGGCGGCGATTTCACCGCGCTGATCGACCGCACACAGTGGGGCATGGATTATCTGGTATCCGCCGGCATGACGAAAAATGTGAAGCTGGCGATTCAGATCGAGGCGGTGAAGAAATAG
- a CDS encoding accessory factor UbiK family protein, with amino-acid sequence MFGSKILEEVSAKISATIAESPAKDVEKNVKAMLGSAFNKMDLVTREEFDIQQQVLIKTRTKLAELEARLAKLEAPQENAAQAEEGAEAV; translated from the coding sequence ATGTTCGGTTCGAAAATCCTCGAAGAAGTCTCCGCCAAAATCAGCGCCACCATCGCCGAAAGCCCGGCCAAAGACGTGGAAAAAAACGTCAAAGCCATGCTCGGCAGCGCGTTCAACAAAATGGATCTGGTGACGCGCGAAGAGTTCGACATCCAGCAGCAGGTGCTGATCAAAACCCGCACAAAACTGGCCGAACTGGAAGCGCGTCTGGCCAAGCTGGAAGCGCCGCAGGAAAATGCGGCGCAAGCGGAAGAGGGCGCGGAGGCCGTCTGA